The Ahaetulla prasina isolate Xishuangbanna chromosome 3, ASM2864084v1, whole genome shotgun sequence genome window below encodes:
- the LOC131195061 gene encoding leucine-rich repeat-containing G-protein coupled receptor 6-like, with the protein MYPHPSILLLTLAAVQCSFSVSCMRTYGKAPSFGTVKAGALSCLLLSSVAAMLPLFSIGEYGASPLCLPHLLPDGKPSMLGFMVALVLMNTLCFLIITGTYIRLYCNLLKGEFDSVWDCAMIKHVAWLIFTNCLLYCPVAFLTFSSMLSLILITPEVIKSVLLVVLPLPACVNPLLYLLFNPHFRDDLRLLKQKSQVQESCAQSCISDDTEKSSCDSTQALVPFSNMDHIFEAPDLFRVPPRCSSVLDAYSFSSVTLIPCQRKAGARGHVSGFSTQPSYLAEDELLIASEGREQAKSNLWIALFPKPPSAAFTSHL; encoded by the exons ATGTATCCACAT ccttccattcttctcttaACCCTTGCTGCAGTGCAGTGCAGCTTTTCAGTATCATGCATGCGGACGTACGGAAAGGCTCCTTCCTTTGGCACTGTCAAGGCAGGTGCCCTAAGTTGTCTGCTCCTCTCTTCAGTGGCTGCAATGTTGCCCCTCTTCTCCATTGGGGAGTATGGGGCGTCCCCTCTCTGTCTGCCCCACCTGCTTCCTGATGGGAAACCTTCCATGTTAGGTTTCATGGTAGCTTTGGTGCTAATGAATACGCTTTGTTTTCTCATTATCACTGGGACGTACATCCGCCTCTATTGCAACCTGCTGAAAGGTGAATTTGACTCTGTCTGGGACTGTGCTATGATCAAACACGTTGCTTGGCTCATTTTCACCAACTGCCTTCTTTACTGCCCGGTGGCTTTTCTCACCTTCTCTTCCATGCTTAGCCTCATTCTCATCACACCCGAAGTCATCAAGTCTGTGCTTTTGGTGGTGCTACCCCTGCCAGCCTGCGTGAATCCCTTGCTTTATTTACTCTTTAACCCCCATTTTAGAGATGATCTGCGCCTTTTAAAGCAGAAGAGTCAGGTCCAGGAAAGCTGTGCCCAGTCCTGTATTTCTGACGATACAGAGAAGAGCTCATGCGACTCTACCCAAGCTCTTGTTCCTTTCTCCAATATGGATCATATATTTGAAGCACCAGATCTCTTTAGAGTGCCTCCTAGGTGTTCCTCAGTTCTAGATGCCTACAGCTTCTCTTCAGTGACTTTGATCCCTTGCCAGCGAAAAGCAGGTGCCAGAGGACATGTCAGTGGCTTCTCCACCCAACCTTCCTATCTTGCCGAAGATGAGCTGCTAATTGCATCAGAAGGCAGAGAACAGGCGAAGAGCAACCTTTGGATTGCCTTGTTCCCTAAGCCACCTTCAGCAGCCTTCACATCTCATTTATAA